The following are from one region of the Paenibacillus sabinae T27 genome:
- a CDS encoding ATPase, T2SS/T4P/T4SS family: MSDAADFGRSVPSAASPFSLKQSVLRGSTPGKEDFPTFLQKMKREMNAGLEREDDAYFELNAKALTGDPQAVSFFMNEIEKYLRKTPFTGSVPEAYDTAAEALFHEWKGFGPAYRWFTDRAYSESTGLQIIGRQIFYNVKGKFVPYPYEMPSLDRVEQLKRSLLKSDPNKKLNKDNPSVEFKMDDPLWPGRFIRLAIWVSPRVWEGFTTISMRRQVVEFLDLDDQAGTECIPAEAVTMIRALAMTFRNTIIAGSVGSGKTTFANTIVGEQLLGSTSCMGVVMIEKHPESTLPYQIKGHRIIPIQAANEELMEVGIESLRHDPNLLYMTEMRYNEWEFYLWSGEKGYDGITGTFHTVDSEDIPYQGAFAVSTRIGGSLKGHLVSALKACELVFILESAGEGRKRLASISEVFYDEAKGSVFANDLMRWDREKQSWTYNAGITEGLFQKMRKRNAEAAGTLLDSLKRLAGEKPLSTPLRESLKSRIVMNE; this comes from the coding sequence ATGAGTGACGCGGCGGACTTCGGACGATCCGTTCCTTCGGCGGCATCTCCATTCTCGCTTAAACAGAGCGTGCTCCGCGGCAGCACACCGGGCAAAGAAGACTTCCCCACCTTCCTGCAAAAGATGAAAAGGGAGATGAATGCCGGACTGGAACGGGAGGATGACGCGTATTTCGAGCTTAACGCCAAGGCGCTGACAGGCGACCCGCAGGCGGTCAGTTTTTTCATGAATGAAATTGAAAAATACTTGCGGAAGACGCCTTTTACCGGCAGCGTTCCCGAAGCTTACGACACGGCGGCCGAAGCGCTGTTTCATGAATGGAAGGGGTTCGGCCCGGCATACCGCTGGTTCACGGATCGGGCGTACAGCGAATCGACGGGGCTGCAGATTATCGGGCGGCAAATTTTCTATAACGTAAAAGGTAAGTTTGTGCCTTACCCGTATGAGATGCCGTCGCTGGACCGGGTCGAGCAGTTGAAGCGTTCACTGCTGAAGAGCGATCCGAACAAGAAGCTAAACAAGGATAATCCGTCGGTCGAGTTCAAAATGGATGATCCCCTTTGGCCCGGCAGGTTTATCCGGCTCGCCATTTGGGTTTCCCCGCGTGTATGGGAAGGCTTTACGACGATCTCCATGCGGCGGCAGGTGGTCGAATTTCTCGATCTCGACGATCAGGCGGGCACGGAATGCATTCCGGCGGAGGCCGTAACGATGATTCGCGCACTGGCGATGACTTTTCGCAACACGATTATTGCCGGCTCTGTCGGCTCGGGCAAAACAACCTTTGCCAATACGATTGTCGGCGAGCAGCTGCTTGGTTCTACCTCCTGCATGGGTGTAGTGATGATTGAGAAGCATCCGGAGTCGACGCTGCCTTACCAGATCAAAGGACACCGGATCATTCCGATCCAGGCCGCCAATGAGGAACTGATGGAAGTGGGAATCGAATCACTGCGGCATGACCCTAACCTGCTGTACATGACGGAAATGCGGTACAACGAATGGGAGTTTTACCTGTGGAGCGGGGAAAAGGGCTATGACGGCATCACGGGAACCTTCCACACCGTCGACTCGGAGGACATCCCTTATCAGGGGGCTTTTGCCGTCTCGACACGCATTGGCGGAAGTTTGAAGGGACACCTCGTTTCCGCGCTGAAGGCATGCGAGCTCGTGTTTATTCTCGAAAGCGCGGGAGAAGGCCGGAAGCGGCTGGCCAGTATTTCCGAAGTGTTTTACGACGAGGCCAAGGGTTCGGTGTTCGCGAATGATCTGATGCGCTGGGACCGGGAGAAACAAAGCTGGACCTATAACGCCGGAATCACCGAGGGGCTTTTTCAAAAAATGCGAAAGAGAAATGCGGAAGCAGCCGGGACGCTGCTGGATTCGTTAAAAAGATTGGCCGGCGAGAAACCGCTGTCTACCCCTTTAAGGGAAAGCCTGAAATCGAGAATCGTAATGAACGAATAA